TGCGCCTTATGGCAATGTGCGCTTCCCGATAGGTGAAATCGACGCCCGCGTCGCAGGTCTTGTAGCACATGCGGAATGGGTCTTTCGGCGTCCAGATTCTTGCCAAGTGATCGGCGATGAAACGCGACGTCCAGCTGTCGGCGGCCGTCGAAACGATCGGCAGTGTGAGCACTTCGCCGCGCCAGTCGGAGATCGACTGCGCGGCCTCCTGCATCAGGCGCACGCGCTCCAAAAGCGCCGTGCCGTCCTTTGCCAGCAGATAGCCGGTTGGCCCGCGTGTGAAGAGCGCCCGGCCCGTTGCGCGCTCGAGCGCCAGCATGCGACGGCCGATCGTGGGCGCGCTGAGGCCGGTCTTTGACGCAGCCGCCGACAGTCCGCCGGCGGTCGCGACATGGAAGAAGAGTTGAAGATCGTCCCAGTTCGCGTCTTTCATTTTTGAAAACCCCCTTTCTTCCGCAGGCTCTACATTCGGCTGCGGCGAAGGCCTAGTTCAAGCGCTCCAACAGATAGATGGAGAACCCGACAATGCTTCTCAACTGGGTAGTTCTTTGCAACGAGCTGGAGACAAGAAACAGGAGCCGCCGCCGCGATCCACTGGCAGACCCGCTCGACGGGCCGGACTGGGAGGGCCTGCGTTGGCTCCTGCCGCTGATCGTGTGGTTTGGCGCGCGCGACAGTGCCCGCGCGCCCGGCGGCACGGCATGGCGCGTCAGACGTCCGCTTCGAAGCTCAGGCGCAGCACATGGTGCAGGAATTCAGCATTGATCAGCATGTTGAAGCTGATCGTTACCAGATCGCCTTCACGCTTGACCACCGTCGAGCCGATCTCGTCGCGGATGCCGAGGATTTCTAGGAAGAAGTGGTTCGGAACCTCGACCATCCGGCTCACTTCGAGGACGGCGCCGGCGAGATTGATGGTGCGGATCAGGCAGCGGACCTGTGTGCCGGTGCTGAGGTGATGGCCGACGAAAATGATCTTGCCGGGTCGGTCGAGCGAGAAATCCCGGTAGGATTTCTCCCGCTCGTTAGTGTCGTCGTTGAGGTGCGTCTGAAAGGCCATCATCAGCCTCCGCTCGTTTCACGATTGAAAGGTAACGCATGAATGCTGACAGGTACTGAACGGGATCAATTGCATTTGAGGCTTATGCGTAGCTGGACGCAAAAAGCCCCTGATATCGGCAAATGGCGCGCGAGCCGGGCGGTCCATTCCGGGGCAATCTTGACAAAGCGGGCCGCCTGGCGGATATCAGGGCCGGTTTAGAGGCGCCGGCCGCTCGCGGGTGAAAATCCACGGTGAAGTCCTCGAAGTTCGTCGCAGCCAAATCGGTGCATGCTGACTGACGGCAATGCGAGCTCCCCTTTGCAGTCAAAATGGCATGCCTTCCGAAAAGGCTCAGCACATGACGACCGATCTTACCATCGATGAACTGAAGGCGCAGGCAAAGCGGCTTCGCCAGGCGATCGAAACGCGCGGTACTGCGATTTCGCACAGTGCCGCACTCGAACTCGTTGCCCGGCAACTTGGCGTGCGCGACTGGAATACGCTTTCGGCTCTGGCAACAAAGCCCAACGCGGATCGCGTTTCTGCGCTGTGTGTCGGCTCGCAGGTGCGCGGCCGCTACCTGAACCAGCCGTTTGTCGGCAAGGTTCTGGCACTTGCAGAGACCGGCGGCGGGTTTCACAAGATCACCATCCATTTCAATGAACCGGTGGATGTCGTGACCTTCGAGAGCTTCTCTGCGTTCAGGCAGCGCATCAATGCGCAGATCGACACGAACGGCATCTCGCCCCGCAAGACATCGAACGGACAGCCGCATCTGATACTCGACATCTATCCGCGGCAGAAGTCCTGACCTTGGTTCTTGATCGTCGCTGCGGTTGCAGCGGCGTCGGCCTCCTTCAGCGCCGCGGCGTGCGCCATCCAGCCCGCTGCTGCGATGAGGGTTGCAAGCCGCGATGGCTGCAGCGAGGAACGGAGCCGCCCGGACGGGCGCATGTCCTCCATCCTTTCTGATGAAGTCAGCAAACCACCGGCTCTTCTTTCGCACAGTCAGATCATTTAGCGAGGCAGCGCTACGCCTTCAGCAGCCATTCGTGCTCGGGCGCATTGTGGAACTTCCAGATGCGCTTCGGACCAGCCATGACGTTGAGATAGTAAAGGTCGTAGCCGTGGCAGGCAGCACAGGGGTGGTAGCCCTTCGGAACCAGGGTCACGTCGCCGTCTTCCAGCACCATCACCTCGTCCAGCGATCGGTCGTCGGTATAGACGCGCTGGAAGCCGAAGCCTTGCGGCGGGTTCAGGCGGTGGTAATAGGTCTCTTCGAGGAAGCTTTCGTTCGGCAGGTTGTCCTGGTCGTGCTTGTGCGGCGGATAGGAAGAGGTATGACCGCCCGGCGTGATGACTTCGACGACCAGCAAAGAATGCGCCGAACTGTCGTTCTCCGGCATGATGTTGTTGACGTAGCGGACATTCGTGCCCTTGCCGCGCGTGAGCGCGGGATGCGTGCCCGGCGGAATGGCCTTCGCCTCGTAGGTGCCGCCGCCCGGTGCCGAGCAGACGGCGAGTTCCAGATCGGTCTCGGCCGTCACCGACCAGGTCGATTCCATCGGGATATAAAGCGCATGCGGGCTGCCCTCGAACGGGCTCATGCGTTCGCCGAGCGTCCCGAAATCCTTTGTGCCGGCCTTCGCCTTGCCCTTGCCACTCACCCAGACGAGGCAGACCTCGCGGTCGGCGGTCTCGCCGGATGCAGTTTCGCCCGGCTTCAGCCGGTGGAGGTCGAAGCCCACATAGGTCCAGCCGGCATTCTCCGGCGTGACATGGGTGACGCAGCCGTTCATGCCGTTCGGCTTGACCTTGAGATTGGGCATGGTGGTTTCTCCTTGTAAGCTCAGGGCAGGGGCCCTCATCCGGCTGTCGCCACATTCTCGCCTAAGGGCTGAATCGATATGCCGCGCCGCAGCGTTGTTCTCTCTCCCCGGTGGGAAGAGTGCCAGAAGGGCAAATGAGCGGGAGCGTGGCTCCGGCTATCCAATCAACCCTTGTCCAATCCAGCTTCCTTCGCAAGACTCTTCAGTGCCTTCAGCCCCATCGACTGATACTCGAACGGATTGCGCTTGAGCGGGTCCTGCTCGGCTTCGATAACCAGCCAGCCCTCGTAACCGTGTTCGGCGGCGACCTTGAGGACCGGTAGGAAATCGACGCCGCCCTCCTTGTCGCCGGGAACCGTAAAGACGCCGCGGCGCACGCCTTCGAGGAAGGAGAGTTTGTCAGCCTCGACCTGGTTGCGGATTACCGGGCGAACGTTCTTCGCGTGGATATGGCGCACGCGATGCATGTACTTCTTGGCGACTTCCACCGGATCTGTGCCGCCGAACCAGGCGTGTCCCGTGTCGAGCAGCAGCTTCGTTGCCGGGCCGGTATTTTCCATCAGCTTGTCGATCTCGGCACCTGTCTGCACGACCGTGCCCATATGGTGATGATAGACGAGATCGATGCCCTGAGCAGCACAATATTGGGCGATCGCCTCTATATCGGCGCCGAACTTCTCCCACTGATCGTCGGCGAGAACCGGCTTGTCGACAAGAGCCTTGCTGTCGTTGCCGTGGATGGCGTTCGACGTTTCGCAGACGATGCACACTTTGCAATCATTGGCCTTGAGCATGTCGAGATGCGGCTGGATCGCTTGTCTTTCGTCCTCAACGCTGTGGTCGAGGAGGTTCAGCGAGTGCCAGCCGGATACGAATACGAGTTTGTGCGCGGCGAGCACTCTTTTCAGTTCGTGGCCGTCGGACGGCATCTTGTGGCCCTTCTCGATGCCATCGAATCCGATCTTCTCGCAATCGCTGAGGCAGTCCTCGAGCGTCAAATGGGCGCCGATCGTGCGGTCGTCGTCATTGCTCCAGGCGATGGGGTTGGTCCCGTAGCGGATCATCATTGTCTCCGGGTATCGTGATTTAGCGTTGATGCTTGCGCGCTTCGACATAGCTCTTGCGCGCCTTGTTGACCTGTTCGCGCGGGCTCACCTCGGGAACGGCGACATCCCACCAGTGACCGCCGGCTTGTGTCGTGATCAGCGGGTCGGTATCGATGACGAAGACCGAGGTACGGTCGTTCTTCTTCGAATCGGCAATCGCCCTCTCCAGTTCGGCAATCGAAGAAACCTTGACCGCGATGGCGCCCATGCTCTCGGCATGCGCCCGAAAGTCGATCTCCGGCGTTACCTGGTGGTAGGAGTCCTTCAGCAGGTTGTTGAAGTTCGCACCGCCCGTTTCCATCTGTAGGCGGTTGATGCAGCCGTAGCCGCGATTGTCGAGCAGGACCACGTTCACCTTGACGCCCATCATCACCGAGGTTGCGAGCTCGGAGTTCAGCATCATGTAGGAGCCGTCACCGACGAGGACGAAAACCTCCTTGTCCGGCTTCGCCATCTTTGCGCCGAGTCCGCCGGCGATTTCGTAGCCCATGCAGGAGAAGCCGTATTCCATGTGGTAGCTGCCAGGGGCTGTTGCCGGCCACAGCTTGTGCATCTCGCCCGGCAGGCCGCCAGCGGCGCAAAGGCCGATCGCCTTTTCCAGTTCGATCGAGCGTGTCACCGCGCCGATCACTTGCGCATCCGAGGGGAGGGCGACGTTGCTGGAAGCCATCGCCTTGTTGGCGGCATCCATCCAGACGTTCTTTTCCTGCATTGCTCTTTGCGCGAGTGCCGCCGGTGCCTTCCAGCCGCCAAGCCCTTTCGACAGCGCTTTCAGGCCTTCGCGGGCGTCGGCGACAAGCGGCTGAGCGTCATGCTTGTAGGCATCGTAGGCGGCGATGTTGAGGCCAAG
Above is a window of Rhizobium etli 8C-3 DNA encoding:
- a CDS encoding glyoxalase superfamily protein — translated: MTTDLTIDELKAQAKRLRQAIETRGTAISHSAALELVARQLGVRDWNTLSALATKPNADRVSALCVGSQVRGRYLNQPFVGKVLALAETGGGFHKITIHFNEPVDVVTFESFSAFRQRINAQIDTNGISPRKTSNGQPHLILDIYPRQKS
- the iolE gene encoding myo-inosose-2 dehydratase encodes the protein MIRYGTNPIAWSNDDDRTIGAHLTLEDCLSDCEKIGFDGIEKGHKMPSDGHELKRVLAAHKLVFVSGWHSLNLLDHSVEDERQAIQPHLDMLKANDCKVCIVCETSNAIHGNDSKALVDKPVLADDQWEKFGADIEAIAQYCAAQGIDLVYHHHMGTVVQTGAEIDKLMENTGPATKLLLDTGHAWFGGTDPVEVAKKYMHRVRHIHAKNVRPVIRNQVEADKLSFLEGVRRGVFTVPGDKEGGVDFLPVLKVAAEHGYEGWLVIEAEQDPLKRNPFEYQSMGLKALKSLAKEAGLDKG
- a CDS encoding LysR family transcriptional regulator is translated as MKDANWDDLQLFFHVATAGGLSAAASKTGLSAPTIGRRMLALERATGRALFTRGPTGYLLAKDGTALLERVRLMQEAAQSISDWRGEVLTLPIVSTAADSWTSRFIADHLARIWTPKDPFRMCYKTCDAGVDFTYREAHIAIRRSRPENGNIAIRRSVTVAHAAYQAASFDNDNRNWISLGTDIAITPADKWTFEQLDHWITGWTNTPHMLFHLIRGGAGRGVLPCFIGDAEPGLTRAGPIIEPLTYDMWITAHDDERQRAEVRTVIDRLAALLGENEDLFAGRKSGG
- the iolB gene encoding 5-deoxy-glucuronate isomerase, producing MPNLKVKPNGMNGCVTHVTPENAGWTYVGFDLHRLKPGETASGETADREVCLVWVSGKGKAKAGTKDFGTLGERMSPFEGSPHALYIPMESTWSVTAETDLELAVCSAPGGGTYEAKAIPPGTHPALTRGKGTNVRYVNNIMPENDSSAHSLLVVEVITPGGHTSSYPPHKHDQDNLPNESFLEETYYHRLNPPQGFGFQRVYTDDRSLDEVMVLEDGDVTLVPKGYHPCAACHGYDLYYLNVMAGPKRIWKFHNAPEHEWLLKA